Genomic DNA from Dermacentor variabilis isolate Ectoservices chromosome 6, ASM5094787v1, whole genome shotgun sequence:
GCATATATGCATATCATTTTCCTAATTTTTTCCACTTTATTTGCTCAAGGCCCATTACAGTGGTCCATCTCCAGTGCCCAAGGTGCGTTTTGCTATTGACTGTGTTCCATAACTCAACAAGTGTGATCAAGGAGAGACCTGTTCTTAGATATTGCACTTATTTTTATAGGAGGCTGGCGGAGAGCACCAGCTGCAGAGTCTCGTTCAGGTGAAATTCGTCTGTCACTGCAGTTTTACTGCTTTTTGCTTgtgactgctttttttttaagaCACTACCATACTTGGAAATTTTAACTTTCTGCAGACTCACCGCTTTGTATGGCACCAAGCTCCCAAGGTTTGTTGTGGAATTGAGTTTTGCTCTCCATACATGCATGATTACCGCTGCATAGAGCTAGTAGTTAAGCAGATAATGTTTTGAGGATTCTGTGGGTTTTTCACAGGAAGCCTTCCAGGAATACCATTCCCAGAGTTGCATTTAGGTAAATTTAATTTGAAAATTGAAGCCTATGTGTGTAGCAGTTGAATGATGCACAATTGCACACTACTCTTTTTTCTGCAGACTCTCCACGATGGATCGCACAACATTCACAAGGTGAATTGTGGGGGGTACACTTTTCGAGCTCATATATACATACATTACGGCcagttattaaaaaaaacaaaacaattttgctttgctttcttgCAGAAAGTTGTCTAGGAGTACAAGTACCAGCCGCACAGACATATCCTGGTAAGTTTTCTGGGATTTTCAGCTTGTAGCATTTCATTCATAacatttcattctttatttttcttaatctTGCAATATTCATGGATTCCTTGCTGCTTTATATATGCGCACTAACTGATGCCATTGTATTTTTTGGAATTGTGCTTGCTTGTACAGGAACTGGACAGGCAGAATTCGCCACGCAGTCTTGTCACCTAGGTAATATTTAACATCACCTGTCTATTAATATTTAGAATGCTACTATGAATGTGGAAAACGTTTCCTCTACATTTTTTTGCAGAACTGCCACGGTGGCCTGCTTCTAGTTCTCAAGGCAAGTTGTATTATTTGTCACATCTTGGTGCATGAACACATGATTGGTTATAATGCCAACAATTAAAATACAGCTGTATTGCTGAGTGGTCATCTGGTTTGCTTGTTTTTCTAGGCAGCCACTGTCCCGCGTTAGTGTCACAGTTGCATCACCAAGGTAAGGCTTGATTTGTCAAAACTAACCTCAACAGCTGCACAGAGTGCACAGCCTCATTTTGTACATTTTTCAAATGTACAAAATTACATTTTGCATGACATTTTACTCCCAAGGTGTTTGTATAATGCTGAGGATTGATGGTTGTTGCAGCTTTGGGCTGGTGTACTTGAAAAAATCCAGTTAGCTCAGCAATGTAGAATGAGTGTTGCTGGAATTATGCATTATTACTGCAGAAACTATATGGTCTGTAGATGCCAACTTTGAATTTCATGTCCAGGTATGTGTCTCCCTCACTTATGTGCTGCTGTAGACAACCACGCTTTCTTTTTGGAGGAGCTACTCTTCTTTGCTAGTGTTGTATTCCTTCCTACTGGTAGCAGCTTTTATTCTTGTCCTAAGAGAACCACTCAACAGAAATGTAACCTTTCTTTGTTCTACAAGGTTAGTGCATCTAGAATGGTGGAACAACATAAGTGCTAGCTTGAAGCTGCAAAGTATCCATGTGTGGGCAATGTGCCCACACTGTTTTTGGAGAAACAGAAGTGTTAGTGTGGGGTGTAATGCATGAGGAGAGTTGGAAATGCAGGGGTAATTTGTAGCATAGTAGGAAATTTGTTTTATCAATCATTTCACAAGTGTAGCTGTTTGGGCAAAGAGTGGGTAATGCACTGTTTGGTGTAAGTGCACAGTAAATaatgaaatgatgaaaaaggtaGAGACTGGGACCAATAGTGCGGCATGTGTCCCTGTTCTTTTGCATCTTGTTCTTGTTTGATGTAACCACAACAAATCCTACATTGAATTGGGGAGTGTTGCATGGAGATTAGCTGGTGCTCAAGAGGTTTCAGAGGATGTTAGTTATACTCGGAGCTTTGCTGTAAAtgcaattgattcttcatggctgtTAGTCTCTAGACCTTTTTTGTACAAGTGCAGTTTCCAGACATTCACCGAGTGATTTTGCAGTTCAAGAAAGTGTGTAAAATGATGTTTTGTTTTACAGGTGAAGCACCCAGCCATTCTCAGAGTGGTTTCTCCGTTCAAGAAGGTGTGTATAATGAACTTGATTATTGCACCTACCTGCCTTTGTACGATTTTAATTAATGTTTAATCTCACACTGGACTGCAGAACAGTTAGAACATAGCCACAAAAGTTTGTAAGGTAGTGCAAGGTTGTCTGCTGTATAAATTTTACAAAAGACATCTTAAATCCTTGTACGTTTGTTTCCAATCTGCAGAACAAACTGACCAAAGTCTGCTGGCTTCAATCAGGAAGGAGATCTCATGTAAGCACATTTTGGTAAACTTTATTTTGCATACAGTTTGCTCATCAATAAAGGTATTACACAGGTATTGCACTTAAGGAATTTAGTTATAACAATTGATTTGGCAAACGAGAAATTTAATATTTCCCACCTTTTTACATGCTAATAAATGCATCACTGCTCACGTGCATGTGTTCAATACACTGTTTGAGTTTTCCGTTTTCCAATTAGGTAATTTATCTTCATTTATTAAGATGTTGCCAGAATCTGTTTAATCCCATCCATAAAAAAGCCTTTGTGGTAGTGGAATGCAGTTTCTTATATTGGACTGAGAAATGTGCTTACATGAATGCATTTGCAAACCATTAGGTAGTATTTTTGTCTGCACATTTCATCTTCACATTTCATCTTCACATTTCAGCCGCTACTCGCAGCATCTTGAAAGACATGGCTGTCTTAAAAACGCAAAATGAGGCCATTTTGAACCTCTTAGGTAATAACCGCGAGTGCGAGATGGATGAGCAGCCTGTACAGACATACCCGCTAAGGACGGTTGATGAAATTGACCATCTGGAAGGTAATTTGAAAAGCTCCAGCAGCACCCGCAGGCAACTGGTAAATAATATTCAACAACTTGGTTTTATAAGTATAATTATTTTGCTGTTCTTCAACAGTGCAAAGTCCTAGGTCACATTGGCGGCAACACATTGCGCTCAACAACTTCAAACATCTTGAAATATTTACTTCACGATTCCGTCGCTGTCATGTACAGTCTCCATgggcaaaaaggaaaaagagccTTGGCTGAGACGGAGTTGTGCCGCATAATTCTGGGTAAGCGGTGTGCAAGTGTCTGCAAGTTACTGTAATAAGTCGCATGCTAGATTTACAGCATTGGCTTGCTTTAAGTGCACATCGAGTCATAATGTGTAATTTTGCAATCTGTAAGCTGtaacaaaacattaaaaaattgTTTTGCCGTATGCAAGCTCAGTTTAAACGCATTGAGAAGGTCACTTCTGGCAGTGGCCTACTGGCTATGGCATTCAACTGAACGCATTGTCAAATGCTTGAATACCAACCATATGTCTGCAGCCCTCCACCACAGTATTACAGTATTTTATTATGTGGCATTAGCTGTGGTATGTAAAAAAATCGGCAATTAGATAACTAGCTAAGTTTTCAGAACGTTAGCTCAGTCACTTAATATACAAAAGATGGTTATTTGGAGACCTGTGTGGTTTTGTTGAATTCCCATTGTATAACTTAGTGCTTTTTACAGAGTCTGTACGAAAAAATGCAGCAACAGCATCTGCTTCAGACGCAGAGATTCGTACAGGTATCATGGCATGGCTAAAGAATGCGCAAGCCCGTCTTGATGCAGCCATGAAGCGGTAATCTGATCCATTATTTAAAATAATTCACATGTCTTAACTCCTCAATTTAGGCTTGTCCATGTCAGATTATTTCTATATGTGTTGGCCCGAGGGCACTCATGCTGATTTTCACCTCAAGGACATTCTTGAAATATAGGCTGATATACAGACAtgaaaaataaacgaaataatCTACCGTGCAGTTTCTAAATTTCTAAATATGCCTTCATATTCATTTCAGTTCTGAAGTTTATGCAATAATTACAATTTGTTTCATGACGCATCTTTTGTGTATCCAGAGCCGATATATGTTCAATAGTATTTGAAGATTTGTGCagttaaaaattaatctgcctaACTCCACGGAAAATAAACATAGGCTGCAACTTTACAGACTGCTGAGCATTTCTTAAGTGTGAAGCAGGTCATGAATTGTAATTTTCTCATTCTTGTCACCCATATATCCTCATCAAGGTCTGTATCTTGCTATAAATTAGTTTTTTTACcttgctgtagggcacatgttgaaACAGACCAATGAATAAACAGTTAAATGGTGGCAAAGCAGCCACATTTTTCAAGCAGTTTTGTGCTCACCAATCAAACCTAAGGTAAACATATAGAAGCATGCTAGGATTGACTGTTTTTTTGACTGTCTTCTTTTAATTTTGATGCAGCTGTTACGTTTACTCATTCACGACACCACAAGGCCTGCTGGTTGCCATTGTTTATGTCTAGTCGAGGTAAGCCGCATGGTTCTAAGCCAGATGTTGACTGTATTGTGGACtgactacttttaatttctacgcagctcttatgTTTACTCtcacggaaccacgaggcgtgctggctgcagttgtttttgtctagtcgaggtaagccgcatggttccaagccagagctcgactgtattgtggactgactacttttaatttctacgcagctcttccgtttactctcacggaaccacgaggcgtgctggctgcggttgtttttgtctagtcatggtaagtcgcatggttccaagcttCGCATCTTGTTGCATTCTTAAAAGCAGCCCTGAAACACTTCTTGAACATAGTGAGAAAACAATGCTGCTTTGTCGTTGACGCTGCTGTGGGCATATGAACCGAATATTACTGCACTACATgaagcagggaatttacaatcgcCTGTCAAACACAGCGAAAAATTGCTTCCTCTCGCTTTTGCAATGTTGCCACATTGAACGCAGCTGGCCCACCaatgctattggctgatttcgtgatcacAGGAGTATTCTCGGTAATATATAATTCCtaatttgagttaaataaatgaaaaatgtcTGCAACCTCAAAAATAGAATaataatttcatctttgcactgggCATAGCTGCATCGGCTGCGTGTGGCCTATGAGATGGCAGCAACGTGCTGCATAGTGTAGTCCATCACAGGCCAGAACAGGGTGCcactacccaccgtggttgctcagtggctatggtgttgggctgctgagcacgaggtcgcgggatcgaatcccggccacggcggccgcatttcgatgggggcgaaatgcgcaaacacccgtgtgcttagatttaggcgcacgttaaagaaccccaggtggtcaaaatttccagagtcctccactacggcgtgcctcataatcagaaagtggttttggcacataaaaccccaaatattattattaacaggGTGCCACGACACTCAACTGTTGACCTTTGCTGTGCTCTCTTGGCTTCTCcactgtgtagcttccagtgcaCTAGCAGACACGAAAATAGTAAGTCGGGTATTGGTGTGATTACTCTGCTTATAGTTGCAGTATTCGAAAAATGTTTACGGCATGTGATGACGTCTTCTCATGGTAAGGCCATTCTATgtttagttagaaaagtgtttccgGGCCCCTTTGGAAAGAGTGGTTTTATGACATGTGGTACAATATCGCAATAGTAATTGTAAGAGACACTTGAAAGGAGCAATTTCTCGCCTTGATTGCCAGGCTTGAGTATGCCTGTTGCTTTAACTTATACAACCCACCATCACCACTGAAATGAAAGTAACTGTTCTAACAGATATGTTTGCAAACCATCACCACTGCTAATGACGTACTGCAAGTCTGTGTGTGGATTAAACCATTTGCCAGTGTAATTGCACTCTACCATTGCTTTTTCATGATATATCAGAAAAATAGTGCTGAACATCATCATGTAGCATAGGATTTTGAGAGAAGCAGTTGCTTAAAATTATAAAGTAAATGTGACCAAAGCAAAACAACGGCACATATATTTCTATTTGAAATACCGAATTGCACATCTTCATTGTAAATGATttgtggcttctttctttttcactgctgtaTTGCAGAGCAAACCTTCATGTGAGGACTGCAGCAGGGCAAACATCTGTGGGCACACAGTGGTATCCAAGAGGGACGGGTCCATTGCTGTGGATTCTGCAGCTACATAATCACTTTATGTGGTCACCTTTTCTATAGTATTTTTAAATTATGTAAGGTCTGCATGTCCTTTATTTTATTAGTCAATAAAGCCGCTTTGTCATAAGATCAGGTGGTAATTTTTTGCTGCATGTTGTGCACATTTGCTTTGGATGAGTGATTGCACAAAAATCCCATTTATTACATATGTTACAAAATTTTATGCAGGTTATTATAAACAATGTAATGCTTCAATTTATTTTTCAGCTCTATATATTAACATGTCGTGTCATAATTTTGCTTTTTACCATACCAATGTAGGATAACCATTTACCAATGCTCCTGCAATTACACCTATAAGAGCCTGCGTATTGTTTCCAAATTATAAAATTCTGGGAACGTCTAATTAAATTCTAATTTTGTTCTTGTCAAGATGTTTATAAAAGCCTGCATATATAATGCTTCCGAAGCCACTACTACACAATCCTGGGAACGTCTAATGCAGTTCTTGAAGTTGTTCTAGTCGAGATGTttattagccaacttttagcgtaacgttaggagggcttactgaagtacctGTAGACGTCCACGGCTAGAAAAGGTCTTGACCAGGACAGCTATtagacttttgaattagccgttcaagacatcttttagacatcaaatagctgcttccgTGTTTCGTGGGTCCTATCCCACTACCGACCCATCCCACCTTCTTGCCCTCTGTGCAATGCGCCGAAAGCAAACCTCACCTATATACTCCTGGCCTGCCCGGTTTCTCCTCCCCCCGGCGGGCCGGTACCACTCcaaacctgggaggactgggagatctCACTACGTTCCACGGACCCGGCAAGGCAGAAGATCGCCGCCAGCCGTGCTTCCAGCGTCATGGACATGttaaacatgaacgtttgagtgcagtggggtcgtgcgggggaCCCAGGGGGCTTAGGAGGTCCCAAATGCCCCTGCAAAATGAAGTTTTTTCCTCCTGCTCGGTGttgaccacggctggaagtgcgatacgtgttcgaagaaatgacggataatgagttgcaccgcctttgccggctttctaagtagaccttttgcaggctagcTATCACATGGAGGAGACTCAAGTGCAAGCGTACCTGAGTGTCCTCAGGTACGAGTGCGCGAGATAGCGCGTTCATAAAGCCGAGCTCATGATACCGTCAGTCTCCACGCTTGCCTTGGCTGAAGGTGGGAGCTGACCTTTGCCATTTGCACGGGAGATCGTACCTCTTGGTCGTAGACTATTTTCCGCACTACCTAAAGTTTGCCGTTTTATCTTCCACGACCTCGGCGGCGGTTATTGCGCAAATCAAGCGTATATTTTCTAGGCACGGGATTCGTCGTAACAGACAACGGTCCTCAATTCGCTTCTGCAGAATTTGCATTGTTTGCGACAAGTTATGGCTTCCAGCACGTCACGTCCAGCCCCAGGTACCCGCAGTCAAATGGAGTGGTCGAACGTACAATGAAGACGGTAAAACGGAATTTGGAAAAATTGGTTGACCCTTACCTGGCCCTTTTAGGTTATAGGGACTCCCCAGGCCCGTTGGGTACAAGCCCAGGCCACCTATCCACGGGCCGACGGTTGCACTCTACGCTTCCCGTACACCCGAAAAAGCTAGTAGCGTCAATCACGGCTGGTCTCGGGAGCCTCCGATACAAAGACAAGACAGTGCGGAATAAGCAAAAACTCGAATCGTCGCCATGCGGTAACGCAGCTACCGCTACTCGCCCCAGGAAACCGGGTATGGATAAAAGACAGCAAACTCCAGTAAAAGTGTTGAGTAGAGCCATGCGGCCTCGGTCTTATCGGGTGCGGACAGACGACGGGGTTCAACGTGAGAGAAACAGACGCGCGTTGGTCCGGTACAGCGAGCGAACCGGCGCGCATGACCCGTCCTATGACTTTCCTCCGACTCCGGACGCTGCAGGCCAATCCGAGGAAAACAAGGCGTCGGCAGAGCGTTCTGCGCTTAATTCAACGCCGGCTGCTGCCTCATATGAGGACGGGAGACCCGGTGGTTATATGACACGCTACGGTCGAGAAATAGGGCCGCCACAGCGATATGGCTGCACTTGAGAGCTGCATACTGTAACTGGGTGCTGTTGCGATTcgcgatgcccccccccccatactgaTCCTATTTCTCTATTTTATACTGTTTGGTTGTCTTGTGGCTCATTTGCTTTCTATgtgttgtaaaaaaaagaaagaaaagggaagatGTAGTGTTATCGGTTATCGCTGATCTGACCAAGCACTCGTGTGGGCAGGCTGTGACGTCATTGAGGAAAACTGATAAAAAGCGGCTGTCTAATGAACACGGGGCTTTTGGGGTTCGTGGCTACATCGGAGTGGCGTCAGTCTTTTGCTCGCATCACTATGGAAGCTAGAAGTTTCTTCTAGTGTCGTGAAGGCGCGAGCCAACGTGAAATACTCCTCGATATGgctgcactttttgcactagTTCAGAAATGTGTCGTGCCAGTGCAGCGCTAGTTCTTGAAGTGTGAGTGTAGCGCGACACTAGCGCTTTCGgtgcagcggtcaaatcgaggacaaaagtgcagaaacgtacaggccttcgtctgctgcgactggGCGGCTGTGTcttttcttctgttggtgtgtgCCGCGAGCGTAAACGTGTGCTAAATATTGTACTGCTACctaggtagcacaaaagagatacgtagcgttttcgtagcgtttatccaagacgataaaaacgggttaaagaagacacgaatgagagaacttgggcgggaaaacgtcgtatatctctgctaatgtccggcttaattactttcttgagacgatctagaacaggtctgcaagacgtattcgaaaagctggtctagaaataggattgggaaagacacaagtaatccttttgccaaaactattcgtaaccaatttctaaacgtttttaggacgttatcaaaaagctggtctagaagtggtcttgaaaggtttacgatcatctgaagctaattttcgcgggtgacgggcgcgatcaga
This window encodes:
- the LOC142584553 gene encoding uncharacterized protein LOC142584553: MWKTFPLHFFAELPRWPASSSQGNHCPALVSQLHHQGEAPSHSQSGFSVQEEQTDQSLLASIRKEISSATRSILKDMAVLKTQNEAILNLLGNNRECEMDEQPVQTYPLRTVDEIDHLEGNLKSSSSTRRQLCKVLGHIGGNTLRSTTSNILKYLLHDSVAVMYSLHGQKGKRALAETELCRIILGKRCASVCKLL